A single window of [Clostridium] hylemonae DSM 15053 DNA harbors:
- a CDS encoding response regulator, with protein sequence MDDEFRIGMLIRKLIKWDEYDMEFVDAVDNGETAFQIIKEKRPDIVITDIRMPKLSGLDLICMTREISRDIKFVVISGYKEFEYAHRALQYGVDDYLLKPISEDELNKVLKKIHKEFLQKEHQIKERQELQEKVTQSRQIIKRDFLKNIIEQEDADEVEDARVALEGEVYRGIDIKLDYVDYSKSDRKQDRLTVERIVTIVEGILKEVSEEVLICEKENLHIYCLFNYDYSRAKLIKNSINDILSEIKEYLIGFEQYEVTIGVGTERTDFAGIRFSIREANRAVGNRIKMGTGRLIYAEAAARGVDNTDENPVERYRESFLASLEVYSRENMEQCLNQIFSSFMLRDDIDFSGCYTAAEELIDLFFGYMDLHQEESRQLRKRLGGSCQHCYSITQLKNLLKTELGSYLDMNRAAAEDESVKPVRQAKQYIDEHYNEKIVLEDIAEVIGLNPVYFSVLFKKEAGMNFSAYLMNVRMEKAKEMLCSSNETIAAIGERVGYKDSRYFSQTFAKVVGVKPALYRKLHS encoded by the coding sequence GTGGACGATGAATTTAGGATTGGAATGTTGATCAGGAAGCTGATCAAGTGGGACGAGTATGATATGGAATTTGTGGATGCCGTGGATAATGGGGAGACTGCGTTCCAGATCATCAAGGAAAAGAGGCCGGACATTGTTATCACAGATATCCGTATGCCGAAGCTGAGCGGCCTTGATCTGATCTGCATGACGCGGGAGATAAGCAGAGACATCAAGTTTGTCGTGATCAGCGGGTATAAAGAATTCGAGTACGCGCACCGGGCGCTTCAGTACGGGGTGGACGACTATCTGCTGAAGCCGATCAGTGAAGATGAGCTGAATAAAGTGTTGAAGAAAATACATAAGGAATTCCTGCAGAAGGAGCACCAGATAAAGGAGAGGCAGGAGCTGCAGGAGAAGGTGACGCAGAGCCGGCAGATCATCAAGCGTGACTTTCTGAAAAATATTATTGAGCAGGAAGACGCGGACGAGGTGGAGGATGCGAGAGTCGCCCTTGAGGGGGAGGTCTACCGGGGGATCGACATCAAGCTTGATTATGTGGATTACAGTAAGAGCGACCGGAAGCAGGACCGGCTGACGGTGGAGCGCATTGTCACGATCGTGGAGGGGATACTGAAAGAAGTGTCCGAGGAAGTGCTCATATGTGAAAAGGAGAACCTGCACATCTACTGTCTGTTTAACTATGATTACAGCAGAGCCAAGCTGATCAAAAACAGCATCAATGACATCCTCTCGGAGATAAAAGAGTATCTCATAGGTTTCGAGCAGTATGAGGTGACGATCGGCGTCGGCACAGAGCGGACGGACTTTGCAGGGATCCGGTTTTCCATCAGGGAGGCAAACCGGGCGGTCGGAAACCGTATTAAAATGGGGACCGGGCGGCTCATCTACGCAGAGGCCGCGGCGCGGGGAGTAGACAATACGGACGAAAATCCGGTGGAGCGGTACCGGGAAAGCTTCCTGGCCAGCCTGGAAGTGTATTCAAGAGAGAATATGGAGCAGTGTCTCAACCAGATATTCAGCAGCTTCATGCTGCGCGATGACATTGACTTCTCCGGATGCTATACCGCTGCGGAGGAACTGATCGACCTTTTCTTCGGTTACATGGATCTCCACCAGGAAGAGTCGCGCCAGTTGAGAAAAAGGCTTGGCGGCAGCTGTCAGCACTGTTATTCCATCACACAGCTTAAGAACCTGCTTAAGACCGAGCTTGGCAGTTATCTTGACATGAACCGGGCGGCTGCGGAGGACGAGTCGGTAAAGCCCGTCCGCCAGGCAAAGCAGTACATTGACGAGCACTACAACGAAAAGATCGTGCTGGAAGATATCGCGGAAGTCATCGGGCTGAACCCGGTCTATTTCAGCGTACTGTTCAAAAAAGAAGCGGGCATGAACTTCAGCGCTTATCTCATGAACGTGCGCATGGAGAAGGCGAAGGAGATGCTCTGCAGCTCAAATGAGACGATTGCGGCCATCGGAGAGCGCGTCGGATATAAAGACTCCCGATATTTCAGCCAGACATTCGCAAAAGTAGTCGGTGTGAAACCGGCGCTGTATCGCAAGCTGCATTCTTAG
- a CDS encoding aspartate/glutamate racemase family protein — protein sequence MGKKRILFLKAVAYSDLNPTIRSYLCQYKDNNTELEVRSLDTGPKHLEYQYYQAIAGNGILKEVLRAEKDGFDAVIISCFDDPFLYPAREISRNIVVTAPGEASMHLAAVLGNQFSVIVGRDKWIPQMKENVHRYGLLSKLASFRSLGMGVLEFHENEEETVRRMKREIRAAIETDRAEVIILGCSMQFGFYEELQKEFHVPVIDSMVAGLKHTEYLLEMKEKAGWSFSRRGLYERPPEDEMKEWKIEPYGLGTP from the coding sequence ATGGGAAAAAAACGAATCTTATTTTTAAAAGCAGTTGCATACAGTGATCTAAATCCAACGATCCGATCTTATCTGTGCCAATATAAGGATAACAATACGGAGCTTGAGGTGAGAAGCCTGGATACAGGGCCGAAGCATTTGGAATATCAGTATTATCAGGCCATTGCGGGAAACGGCATCTTAAAAGAAGTGCTGAGGGCAGAAAAGGATGGGTTTGACGCGGTGATCATCAGCTGCTTTGACGATCCCTTTTTATACCCGGCGCGGGAGATCAGCCGGAACATAGTCGTCACGGCGCCCGGCGAAGCGAGTATGCATCTGGCGGCCGTGCTGGGGAACCAGTTTTCGGTCATAGTGGGGCGGGATAAGTGGATCCCCCAGATGAAAGAAAATGTCCACAGATACGGCCTTTTAAGCAAGCTCGCCTCCTTCAGGAGCCTCGGTATGGGAGTGCTTGAGTTCCACGAGAATGAAGAAGAGACGGTCCGGCGGATGAAGCGGGAGATCCGGGCGGCGATCGAGACAGACCGCGCGGAAGTGATCATCCTTGGGTGCAGTATGCAGTTTGGATTCTATGAGGAGCTTCAGAAAGAATTCCACGTACCGGTGATCGATTCCATGGTGGCGGGTCTTAAGCATACCGAATATCTTTTGGAGATGAAGGAAAAGGCAGGCTGGAGCTTCAGCAGACGGGGCTTGTATGAAAGACCGCCGGAAGATGAGATGAAAGAGTGGAAAATAGAACCGTACGGGCTGGGGACACCCTGA
- a CDS encoding carbon-nitrogen hydrolase family protein: MGILLKMGLVQLAVTEGEIEKNCAHVRELALTYAKREVDLLCFPELSISGYDFHRAEGSGEEKEFYSALAKECNTAILAGVCVKEGDAYYDAACMWDEYGTLLGEYKKIHLWDKEREFFTHGDELVLVPYRGFQIGMLICADMRFFEISTPLSNMGADVLVYPSAWADGWKDLFHLCARMRAAENQIYTAALNRASGDVRYCGGTSVMGPEGNLLCSLEDDREGYVEVILSKQEIKDARARLEWDSLKLPHIYKKYETYQYADDNLEHYKK; this comes from the coding sequence GTGGGCATATTGCTGAAGATGGGACTCGTGCAGCTTGCGGTCACAGAAGGTGAGATAGAGAAAAACTGCGCGCATGTGAGAGAGCTTGCCTTGACTTATGCAAAAAGAGAGGTTGATCTGCTGTGCTTTCCGGAGCTTAGCATCAGCGGGTATGATTTTCACAGGGCAGAAGGGTCCGGAGAGGAAAAGGAGTTTTATTCCGCCCTGGCAAAAGAGTGCAATACCGCGATACTGGCGGGCGTCTGTGTAAAAGAAGGAGACGCGTATTATGACGCCGCATGTATGTGGGATGAATATGGAACGCTTTTGGGCGAGTACAAAAAGATACATCTGTGGGATAAGGAGCGCGAATTTTTTACACACGGGGACGAATTGGTCCTGGTTCCCTACAGAGGCTTTCAGATCGGAATGCTCATATGTGCGGATATGCGCTTTTTTGAGATTTCCACGCCGCTTTCCAATATGGGGGCGGATGTGCTCGTGTATCCGAGCGCCTGGGCGGACGGCTGGAAAGATTTATTTCATCTCTGCGCGCGGATGAGGGCGGCTGAAAATCAGATCTACACCGCAGCGCTCAACCGTGCTTCCGGGGATGTAAGGTACTGCGGCGGAACGTCTGTGATGGGGCCGGAAGGAAACTTGTTATGCAGTCTTGAAGATGACAGGGAAGGCTATGTGGAAGTGATACTTTCAAAGCAGGAGATCAAAGACGCCAGGGCAAGGCTTGAGTGGGACAGTTTAAAGCTTCCCCATATATACAAAAAATATGAAACATATCAATATGCGGATGACAATCTGGAACATTATAAGAAGTAG
- the pepV gene encoding dipeptidase PepV — translation MDHILNDLIEQYKEEIIKTTQRLIAHPSLYEEGREGAPFGEPIEAALEEVLSVAEELGFETRNHEGYAGTVKWGQKGKQIGILTHIDVVPPGDGWTYRPFEGTLDNGRLYGRGSLDDKGPMAAALFAMKAVKESGLPVKNHVCHIIGTDEESGFMRGLKYYLKKEEAPWGGFSPDGEFPVIHAEKGILRFYVSDTWEETKHAGGMYLKEIRGGTKVNVVPGYAYAAVDGTEDAEHMLQEARDGFAKKDNISISKQDTGWKIEAKGLGGHSSQPWNGENAIQTLLEFLHRLPLEEGGGARFAGKIEELFGDGYRGERLGIACEDKLSGILTLSLGVLELGEGSGKATVEIRYPIHASEEVILKTLKVACGQQKVELDIYQDKKHIYMPVKAPLIQTLLHVYRESTGREEEPVVIGGGTYCRAAENFAAYGPVFPGQRELAHEPDEYISVEDLILSAKIYAQALYVLLNIS, via the coding sequence GTGGATCACATATTAAATGACCTGATCGAGCAGTACAAAGAAGAGATTATTAAAACGACACAGAGGCTCATCGCACATCCTAGCCTTTATGAAGAGGGCAGAGAAGGGGCGCCGTTTGGAGAGCCCATTGAAGCGGCCCTTGAGGAAGTGCTGTCTGTGGCAGAAGAGCTTGGCTTTGAGACCAGAAATCATGAAGGGTATGCGGGCACGGTCAAGTGGGGGCAGAAAGGGAAGCAGATCGGCATTCTGACCCATATTGACGTAGTGCCTCCGGGAGACGGATGGACGTACCGTCCTTTCGAGGGCACCCTTGACAACGGCAGATTGTACGGAAGAGGTTCGCTGGACGATAAAGGGCCGATGGCGGCAGCTCTTTTTGCGATGAAAGCAGTAAAAGAGAGCGGGCTTCCGGTGAAGAACCACGTGTGCCACATCATCGGGACAGACGAAGAAAGCGGTTTTATGCGGGGGCTGAAATACTATCTGAAAAAAGAAGAAGCGCCCTGGGGAGGTTTCTCTCCGGACGGGGAGTTCCCGGTCATCCATGCGGAAAAGGGGATCCTCCGGTTTTATGTATCGGACACATGGGAGGAGACAAAACACGCCGGCGGCATGTACCTGAAGGAGATCCGGGGCGGGACAAAGGTGAACGTAGTTCCGGGATATGCATACGCGGCCGTTGACGGGACAGAAGACGCGGAGCACATGTTACAGGAGGCAAGGGACGGTTTTGCCAAAAAGGACAATATCTCTATTTCTAAGCAGGACACGGGCTGGAAAATAGAGGCAAAAGGACTGGGCGGCCACTCCTCGCAGCCGTGGAATGGTGAAAACGCGATCCAGACGCTTTTAGAGTTCCTGCACAGGCTGCCGTTAGAGGAAGGGGGCGGCGCCCGGTTTGCCGGAAAGATCGAAGAGTTATTCGGAGACGGTTACCGGGGGGAACGCCTCGGGATCGCGTGCGAGGATAAGCTATCCGGGATCCTGACACTCTCTCTTGGCGTACTGGAGCTGGGAGAAGGTTCCGGCAAGGCGACAGTGGAGATCCGTTATCCAATCCATGCTTCTGAGGAAGTAATCCTGAAAACGTTAAAGGTGGCGTGTGGGCAGCAGAAGGTGGAACTTGATATTTACCAGGACAAGAAGCACATTTATATGCCTGTGAAAGCGCCCCTCATACAGACATTGCTGCATGTGTACCGGGAAAGTACCGGGAGGGAGGAAGAGCCTGTCGTGATCGGCGGGGGCACCTATTGCAGGGCGGCGGAAAATTTTGCCGCTTACGGTCCTGTTTTTCCGGGGCAGAGGGAACTGGCACATGAGCCGGATGAATACATCAGCGTGGAGGATCTTATATTGTCCGCAAAGATCTACGCGCAGGCGCTCTATGTGCTGCTGAATATTTCCTGA
- a CDS encoding ABC transporter ATP-binding protein has product MPEKILEIKDLKKYFPLGNGQTVKAVDGVSMDLYKGETLGLVGESGCGKSTIAYTVVGMYGATDGEVCYKGTDLVKKGYKRTLRQKGEIQIVFQDPGSSLNARRTIEKSMQVPLDIHDKMSKEKKQARIESLLEEVGLPKEYKNKMPRNIGGGERQLVSVARALATNPELIILDEPTSALDVSVQAKVINTLIELQKELELSYLFITHDLSLMRNVATRVAILYLGRLCELAPTKEFFDAPLHPYTQMLLSSIPVATEEEEAMKPEQITSQGEIPSPVNAPSGCTFHTRCRDCMDICKVEAPTMTEIGPEHFVCCHKFAKHGLEEQKEAQEE; this is encoded by the coding sequence ATGCCGGAGAAAATTTTGGAGATCAAAGATTTGAAAAAGTATTTTCCTTTGGGGAACGGACAGACGGTAAAGGCTGTGGACGGCGTCAGCATGGATCTGTATAAAGGAGAGACGCTGGGGCTGGTCGGTGAGTCGGGATGCGGAAAAAGTACGATTGCTTATACAGTAGTCGGAATGTATGGAGCTACAGATGGAGAAGTGTGTTATAAAGGCACGGACCTTGTAAAAAAAGGATACAAGCGTACGCTGCGGCAGAAAGGGGAAATACAGATCGTATTCCAGGACCCGGGTTCTTCGCTGAATGCGCGCCGGACAATTGAAAAGAGCATGCAGGTCCCGCTTGACATCCATGACAAGATGTCAAAAGAAAAGAAACAGGCGCGGATCGAAAGTCTCCTGGAGGAGGTAGGGCTCCCGAAGGAATATAAAAATAAGATGCCCCGCAACATCGGCGGCGGAGAGAGACAGCTTGTGTCCGTGGCGAGAGCGCTGGCCACGAACCCGGAACTGATCATTCTGGATGAACCGACGTCTGCCCTCGATGTATCGGTACAGGCAAAGGTTATCAATACACTGATCGAACTGCAGAAGGAACTTGAGCTGTCGTATCTGTTCATCACTCATGACCTGAGCCTGATGCGCAACGTGGCGACCCGGGTGGCTATCCTGTATCTCGGCAGGCTCTGTGAACTGGCTCCGACGAAAGAATTTTTTGACGCGCCGCTGCATCCTTACACACAGATGCTTTTGTCTTCCATTCCGGTCGCAACGGAAGAAGAGGAGGCAATGAAGCCGGAGCAGATCACTTCACAGGGGGAGATCCCCTCTCCGGTAAACGCGCCCAGCGGGTGTACGTTCCACACAAGATGCCGCGACTGTATGGATATCTGTAAGGTAGAGGCTCCGACAATGACGGAGATCGGACCGGAGCATTTTGTCTGCTGTCATAAGTTTGCAAAACACGGTTTGGAGGAACAAAAGGAGGCGCAGGAAGAGTGA
- a CDS encoding ABC transporter ATP-binding protein, with protein MEEKTNVLEVRDLSVSYTVANVKTHVLEGVSFDVEKGKSVGIVGESGCGKTTTLRTILNVLPSNGTIESGEILYEGENILEMPKARLQEYRQKGAGMIFQDPSSALNPVISIKNQFLEALKYAHKDKKLTKTELLEKAAKSLETVSLADPDRILNSYPFQLSGGMRQRVCIAMTMAAQRQLLLADEPGTALDVTIQDQILRLIKSLVESGELSVVMVTHSLGVIRQVTTSVNIMYAGTIVEGGETKQVFENPQHPYTQALMDCLPKLTGSGIAKGIPGRIPDYSNPPKGCRFAPRCPYADEKCRNEKPVRHEISAEHWVACFQAEEGK; from the coding sequence ATGGAAGAAAAGACGAACGTACTGGAAGTCAGGGATTTGTCCGTATCCTACACTGTTGCAAATGTAAAGACCCACGTACTGGAAGGTGTGTCATTTGACGTAGAAAAGGGAAAAAGTGTCGGCATTGTCGGGGAATCCGGCTGCGGTAAGACAACAACGTTACGGACGATTTTAAATGTGCTTCCTTCCAACGGAACGATCGAAAGCGGAGAGATCCTTTATGAAGGGGAAAATATACTGGAAATGCCAAAGGCCAGACTGCAGGAATACAGGCAGAAGGGGGCGGGGATGATCTTCCAGGATCCGTCAAGCGCCCTGAACCCGGTGATCTCTATTAAAAATCAGTTTCTGGAAGCATTGAAGTATGCGCACAAAGATAAAAAACTCACAAAAACAGAGCTTCTTGAAAAAGCGGCAAAATCGCTGGAGACAGTGTCGCTGGCAGACCCGGACCGGATACTGAACAGCTATCCGTTTCAGCTGTCCGGCGGTATGCGCCAGAGAGTGTGCATTGCCATGACGATGGCGGCGCAGAGGCAGCTGCTTCTGGCAGATGAGCCGGGGACGGCTCTGGACGTGACGATACAGGACCAGATCCTGAGACTGATCAAGAGCCTTGTAGAGTCAGGCGAACTGTCGGTTGTAATGGTGACCCATTCCCTCGGCGTGATCAGGCAGGTGACGACGTCGGTCAATATCATGTACGCAGGCACGATCGTGGAGGGCGGGGAGACGAAGCAGGTATTTGAAAACCCGCAGCATCCATATACACAGGCATTGATGGACTGTCTTCCGAAACTGACCGGCAGCGGCATTGCGAAAGGAATCCCCGGGCGGATACCGGATTACAGTAATCCGCCGAAGGGCTGCCGCTTTGCTCCCCGCTGCCCGTACGCTGATGAAAAGTGCAGAAATGAGAAACCTGTAAGGCATGAGATCAGCGCAGAGCATTGGGTGGCTTGCTTTCAAGCAGAGGAGGGAAAATAA
- a CDS encoding ABC transporter permease, with product MKAERKETWIQNWYKFAAGKVSVLGLAIVLLIVLLAIFAPVIAPYPEDAGPVVKFEESSQPPSAQHLMGTDTMGRDVFSRLLISLRSSLLMGVLVLAIAVPVGFVVGVLAGYFKDTWIETILMRIVDIFLSVPALVLALAIAAILEPNLKNSMVAITIMWWPWYARLSFGVASSLRTENYIVYAELTGAKLSHIVLKEFLPNTFDQILTKMTLDMGYVICMGATLSFVGLGEQPPTPALGNMINDGVKFLPDMWWLAVFPAVAIIVIVLGFNLLGDGVGNIFNVEGK from the coding sequence ATGAAAGCAGAACGTAAAGAAACATGGATTCAAAACTGGTATAAGTTTGCGGCTGGTAAAGTATCTGTATTAGGGCTGGCGATCGTGCTGCTCATTGTACTTCTTGCGATCTTTGCACCAGTGATCGCGCCGTATCCCGAGGATGCGGGGCCGGTAGTGAAGTTTGAAGAAAGCTCACAGCCGCCGAGCGCGCAGCATCTTATGGGGACGGACACAATGGGACGGGATGTCTTTTCCAGACTGCTCATCAGCTTAAGGAGCAGCCTTCTGATGGGAGTTCTCGTGCTGGCGATCGCGGTACCGGTAGGGTTTGTCGTAGGTGTCCTGGCCGGATACTTTAAAGATACGTGGATAGAGACCATACTGATGCGGATCGTAGATATCTTTCTGTCGGTGCCGGCTCTCGTGCTTGCACTTGCGATCGCCGCGATCCTGGAACCGAACCTCAAGAATTCCATGGTGGCGATCACGATCATGTGGTGGCCCTGGTATGCAAGGCTGTCCTTTGGAGTGGCTTCCTCCCTCAGGACGGAAAATTATATTGTATACGCAGAACTGACAGGAGCAAAGTTAAGCCATATTGTATTGAAGGAGTTCCTGCCAAATACCTTTGACCAGATTCTGACAAAGATGACGCTCGATATGGGATACGTCATATGTATGGGGGCGACACTGAGCTTTGTAGGCCTCGGAGAACAGCCGCCTACACCGGCACTTGGAAATATGATCAACGACGGCGTCAAATTTCTTCCGGATATGTGGTGGCTTGCAGTATTTCCGGCAGTGGCGATCATTGTTATCGTGCTCGGATTTAACCTTCTGGGAGACGGTGTCGGAAATATCTTTAACGTGGAGGGCAAATAG
- a CDS encoding ABC transporter permease, translating to MSLLKSILKRLLSSLVVLLGLTIIIFVLMRIVPGDPARLALGANVSEDVLENYREVNHLNESLPAQYGYWLTGALRGDFGTSAVTKRAVIQDIKDFAPATIELVLWAGFPSILVALYLGVTSAQHKNKWQDYVCRFSGYIFVATPTFVFAVMFVLIFGYWIPVMPTIGGRLSPSFTIPDITGLYVLDALLGGKPAAAWDAFLHLLFPALALALGKTMQEARITRSSMLQNADKDYITMVTSQGVPQSVVNRRFLLKPSVIPTITVIGMDIAAMFGNAFLVERIFNWPGLSSYGMTAILNKDTNAVCAVVLIIGLAFALTSIAVDIVAMILDPRMRQKRTR from the coding sequence ATGTCACTCCTGAAGAGTATATTAAAACGGTTACTTAGTTCGCTCGTTGTATTACTTGGACTGACGATCATTATATTTGTTCTCATGCGGATCGTGCCGGGCGACCCGGCGCGGCTTGCACTGGGGGCAAATGTATCCGAGGACGTGCTGGAGAATTACAGAGAAGTCAACCACCTGAATGAGTCTCTGCCTGCCCAGTACGGATACTGGCTGACCGGAGCGCTGCGCGGGGACTTTGGCACATCGGCGGTCACAAAGAGAGCGGTCATTCAGGATATCAAAGACTTTGCGCCGGCAACCATTGAACTTGTCTTGTGGGCCGGGTTCCCGTCGATCCTGGTGGCGCTGTACCTCGGAGTCACAAGTGCCCAGCATAAGAATAAATGGCAGGATTATGTGTGCAGATTCTCGGGATATATATTTGTAGCGACACCGACCTTTGTGTTTGCCGTCATGTTCGTGCTCATATTCGGATACTGGATACCTGTTATGCCGACGATAGGGGGGCGCTTAAGCCCCTCCTTCACGATACCGGACATTACAGGCCTGTATGTGCTGGACGCGCTGCTCGGTGGAAAGCCGGCGGCGGCCTGGGACGCATTTCTGCACCTGCTTTTTCCGGCGCTTGCGCTTGCTCTTGGCAAGACAATGCAGGAGGCCAGGATCACAAGGTCCAGTATGCTGCAGAATGCGGACAAGGACTATATCACTATGGTGACGTCCCAGGGGGTTCCGCAGTCGGTGGTAAACAGAAGATTCCTGCTGAAGCCGTCCGTGATACCTACCATCACCGTGATAGGAATGGATATAGCGGCCATGTTCGGAAATGCATTTCTCGTAGAACGGATCTTTAACTGGCCGGGACTGTCCAGTTACGGAATGACAGCGATATTAAATAAAGATACAAATGCAGTCTGTGCCGTCGTTTTGATCATCGGTCTTGCGTTTGCGCTGACCAGTATAGCGGTAGATATCGTGGCGATGATTCTGGACCCGAGAATGCGGCAGAAGCGGACAAGATAG
- a CDS encoding ABC transporter substrate-binding protein — protein MKKMISSLLCVVMAAALFAGCGKASSDEEKSGDTPSVGDTANDGDNIVRYTLTSTPQIDPGVGSDLGAATVLINLYDPLVQPQKDGSTAPWIATEWETSEDGKTWTFKLRDDVKFHSGNPLTAADVVYSMQRNLDMGEGFGYLFSSVVEEAKALDDTTVQFVCNKPTGTLLATLVRLYILDSKLVEENYAKGDYGDKGDYGKAFLLENDAGSGPYKVKKYAANSHVLCEKNTDYWAGLDENTPEEFKAIGSNEAVTVKTMLERKELELSDEYQTSETIDALGKVDGISIMENTQGDIIYLLLNNQKAPTDDEHVRKALAYMLDYDAVCKDVYPNSVKAESIISKNVLGFKKMSEYSFNIEKAKEEIQKSKYADNIQDYPIEVCWVAETPDREKLALLIQSAAQQIGVNVKVVKTPWSSVVENSSSPESTPNVTTTWFSADYPEAGSVFESALHSKTSGTWKNCCWIEDATLDGMIDDAMTTVDQEERVAKYEGIQDYLADKCVMIPIAEVTLRFAYRSDYVDYDAADPANLVPVMGYINYMPNIKVYPDKK, from the coding sequence ATGAAGAAAATGATTTCTAGTTTACTGTGTGTTGTTATGGCAGCAGCCCTGTTTGCCGGATGCGGTAAAGCGTCGTCTGACGAGGAAAAGTCCGGGGATACGCCATCGGTCGGGGATACAGCGAATGACGGCGACAATATTGTCAGATATACGCTGACATCCACGCCGCAGATCGACCCGGGCGTCGGTTCGGACCTTGGCGCTGCAACGGTGCTCATCAATCTTTACGATCCGCTTGTGCAGCCTCAAAAGGACGGGAGTACGGCGCCGTGGATCGCCACAGAATGGGAGACGTCCGAGGACGGGAAAACATGGACGTTTAAGCTGCGCGACGATGTGAAGTTCCACAGCGGCAACCCGCTGACAGCAGCCGACGTTGTCTACTCGATGCAGAGAAACCTGGATATGGGCGAAGGGTTTGGCTACCTGTTCAGCTCTGTTGTTGAGGAGGCAAAGGCGCTCGACGATACGACGGTACAGTTTGTCTGTAATAAACCTACCGGAACACTTCTGGCGACGCTCGTAAGGCTTTACATACTGGACAGCAAGCTCGTAGAAGAGAACTACGCAAAGGGCGATTACGGGGACAAGGGCGATTATGGAAAAGCATTTCTCCTTGAAAATGACGCGGGAAGCGGACCGTACAAGGTAAAGAAATACGCGGCAAATTCCCACGTGCTCTGTGAGAAAAACACAGATTACTGGGCAGGCCTGGATGAGAATACGCCGGAGGAGTTCAAGGCCATCGGTTCCAATGAGGCCGTTACAGTCAAGACGATGTTGGAGAGGAAAGAGCTGGAGCTCTCTGATGAATATCAGACTTCTGAGACAATTGATGCGCTTGGCAAGGTAGATGGCATCAGCATCATGGAAAATACCCAGGGAGATATCATCTATCTGCTGCTGAACAACCAGAAAGCGCCGACAGATGATGAACATGTAAGGAAAGCACTGGCATATATGCTGGATTACGACGCTGTCTGCAAGGATGTATATCCGAATTCCGTCAAAGCAGAAAGTATTATTTCCAAAAACGTACTTGGATTTAAGAAGATGAGTGAATACAGCTTTAATATTGAGAAGGCAAAGGAAGAGATCCAGAAGTCTAAATATGCAGACAATATTCAGGATTATCCGATCGAAGTGTGCTGGGTGGCAGAGACTCCGGACCGTGAGAAGCTGGCTCTTTTGATCCAGTCAGCGGCACAGCAGATCGGCGTGAATGTCAAAGTAGTAAAAACTCCGTGGTCAAGTGTCGTAGAGAATTCCTCTTCACCCGAGTCGACGCCTAACGTGACGACTACATGGTTTTCTGCGGACTACCCGGAGGCAGGCTCAGTCTTTGAGTCCGCGCTCCACTCCAAGACTTCAGGGACATGGAAGAACTGCTGCTGGATCGAGGATGCGACGCTGGACGGCATGATCGACGACGCGATGACAACGGTCGACCAGGAAGAGCGTGTCGCAAAATACGAGGGGATACAGGATTATCTCGCCGATAAATGCGTCATGATACCGATCGCGGAAGTTACGCTTCGCTTTGCCTACCGTTCAGATTATGTAGACTATGATGCCGCAGACCCCGCAAACCTTGTTCCGGTTATGGGATATATCAACTATATGCCGAATATCAAGGTATATCCGGACAAAAAGTAA